In Nicotiana tabacum cultivar K326 chromosome 11, ASM71507v2, whole genome shotgun sequence, a single window of DNA contains:
- the LOC107764829 gene encoding uncharacterized protein LOC107764829 produces MFTMTISRRALKPPLSPPLHHLSTTTPTTTTTPPWFTPPPPLPLPHQHQDSSDPILNTLSEAIKNSHTKPLQTSLKPLLPSLKPQHIINLINLNPHSLTPSSLLSFFTWLSSTSHNSKYCHTLHTYCTMALFLYTHKMNSQAYSFIHTIVSRRGKDSAFTVFQAILKAKGTNFTSFVNILNGLIAAYLDLGFVSDAIQCFRLIQKHKIRFPFQGCTKVLEYLMKLNSPMVAFNFYKEILEYGFPPSLYFFNVLMSMLCKEGKMVEAWSVFAEMWKRNLRPSVVSFNILINGYCRFGDMDAGYRLKREMEERGILPDVYTYSALINGLCKNFWMRGADELFNEMCVKGLVPNVVIFTTLINGYCKDGSIVLAMDAYQLMLTQGVEPDLITYNTLVNGLCKSGDLGEARKLIHVMIEKGLKPDKITYTTVIGGCCAEGDLDGAFEIKKMMFDNDIELDDVACTALITGLCRQGRVVDAERILTEMLNADLKPDDPIYTMVIDGFCKKGDVKMGFKLLRQMQSNGHAPNVITYNALLNGLCRQGQMRNAEMLLQAMLNLGLNPNDITYNILLDGHCKYGNPDDFDKLRGEMGLVHDYATYTSLVSCLSRSSKRQARK; encoded by the coding sequence ATGTTCACAATGACCATATCAAGAAGAGCACTAAAACCCCCCCTTTCTCCTCCCTTACACCACCTCTCCACCACCacacccaccaccaccaccacccctccatggttcaccccacccccacccctacccctaccccaCCAACATCAAGATTCATCAGACCCAATACTCAATACCCTTTCAGAAGCCATAAAAAACTCTCACACTAAACCCCTTCAAACTTCCCTTAAACCCCTCCTCCCATCTCTTAAACCCCAACACATAATCAACCTCATTAACCTTAATCCTCATTCTTTAACCCCTTCTTCTCTCCTCTCTTTCTTTACATGGCTTTCTTCTACTTCTCACAATTCAAAATATTGCCACACACTTCACACTTATTGCACTATGGCCCTTTTTCTTTACACCCACAAAATGAATTCACAAGCTTACTCTTTTATCCACACTATTGTTTCAAGAAGAGGTAAAGACTCTGCCTTTACTGTTTTTCAAGCAATCTTGAAGGCTAAAGGTACCAACTTTACATCTTTTGTGAATATTTTAAATGGACTTATTGCTGCTTATTTGGATTTGGGGTTTGTTTCTGATGCTATACAGTGCTTTAGGCTTATCCAAAAACATAAAATTAGGTTCCCATTTCAAGGTTGTACAAAGGTTCTTGAATATTTAATGAAGCTTAATTCACCAATGGTAGCTTTTAATTTTTATAAGGAGATTTTGGAATATGGGTTTCCTCCaagtttgtatttttttaatgttttgaTGAGTATGTTGTGTAAGGAAGGTAAAATGGTGGAAGCATGGTCGGTGTTTGCGGAGATGTGGAAGAGGAATTTGAGACCTAGTGTTGTTAGTTTCAATATTTTGATAAATGGGTATTGTAGATTTGGTGATATGGATGCAGGGTATAGGTTAAAAAGAGAAATGGAGGAAAGAGGAATTTTGCCTGATGTTTATACGTATAGTGCTCTGATCAACGGGCTTTGCAAGAACTTTTGGATGAGGGGCGCGGACGAGTTGTTTAATGAGATGTGTGTAAAAGGTTTGGTTCCGAATGTTGTTATATTCACGACTTTGATTAATGGCTATTGCAAGGATGGTAGCATTGTTTTGGCCATGGACGCTTATCAACTGATGCTGACGCAAGGGGTGGAACCAGATTTGATTACATATAACACACTTGTCAATGGACTTTGTAAGAGTGGGGATTTAGGGGAAGCGAGGAAGCTCATTCATGTAATGATTGAAAAGGGTTTGAAGCCTGATAAGATCACATACACGACGGTTATTGGTGGATGTTGTGCAGAGGGAGATTTAGATGGAGCATTTGAGATCAAGAAAATGATGTTTGATAATGACATTGAACTAGATGATGTAGCATGTACAGCTCTTATTACAGGTTTATGTCGGCAAGGGCGAGTAGTTGATGCAGAAAGGATTTTAACGGAAATGTTGAATGCTGATTTAAAGCCTGATGACCCTATTTATACTATGGTTATCGACGGTTTCTGTAAGAAGGGAGATGTTAAGATGGGTTTTAAGTTGCTAAGGCAGATGCAAAGTAATGGACATGCGCCTAATGTTATAACTTACAATGCCCTTTTAAATGGTCTATGCAGACAAGGACAGATGAGAAATGCTGAAATGCTATTACAAGCCATGCTTAATCTTGGTTTGAATCCAAATGATATTACCTATAACATACTATTGGATGGGCATTGCAAGTACGGAAATCCTGATGATTTTGATAAGCTACGTGGTGAAATGGGGCTTGTTCATGATTATGCTACTTATACTTCACTAGTTAGTTGCTTAAGTAGGAGCTCGAAACGTCAGGCCAGGAAGTGA